One Paracoccaceae bacterium genomic region harbors:
- a CDS encoding enoyl-CoA hydratase family protein, translated as MTSLATLAPQHFLWTVQDRVATVRLNRPERKNPLTFDSYAELRDTFRALPYADDVDVVILASNGGNFCSGGDVHDIIGPLVDMDMKRLLAFTRMTGDLVKAMLHCGRPVIAAVDGICVGAGAIMAMAADLRLASPQARCAFLFTRVGLAGCDMGACAMLPRIIGQGRAAELLYTGRSFGAEEGERWGFWNALHAADRLEPEAMALARRLAEGPTFAHGMTKTMLNQEWNMGLDQAIEAEAQAQAICMQTRDFERAYRAFVAKETPAFLGD; from the coding sequence ATGACCAGCCTCGCCACCCTTGCCCCGCAGCACTTCCTCTGGACCGTGCAGGACCGTGTCGCAACCGTCCGCCTGAACCGGCCCGAGCGCAAGAACCCGCTGACCTTCGACAGCTACGCCGAACTGCGCGACACGTTCCGCGCGCTGCCCTATGCCGATGACGTGGACGTGGTGATACTCGCCTCCAACGGCGGCAACTTCTGCTCCGGCGGCGATGTGCATGACATCATCGGCCCGCTCGTCGACATGGACATGAAGCGCCTGCTGGCCTTCACCCGGATGACCGGCGATCTGGTCAAGGCCATGCTGCACTGCGGCCGGCCGGTGATTGCGGCCGTCGATGGCATCTGCGTCGGCGCGGGCGCGATCATGGCGATGGCCGCCGACCTGCGGCTCGCCTCGCCGCAGGCCAGATGCGCCTTCCTGTTCACGCGCGTCGGCCTTGCCGGATGCGACATGGGCGCCTGCGCCATGCTGCCCCGCATCATCGGGCAGGGCAGGGCGGCGGAACTGCTCTACACCGGCCGGTCCTTCGGTGCCGAGGAAGGCGAACGCTGGGGTTTCTGGAACGCGCTCCACGCCGCCGACCGGCTGGAACCCGAGGCCATGGCGCTTGCCCGCCGGCTGGCCGAGGGGCCGACCTTCGCCCATGGCATGACCAAGACCATGCTGAACCAGGAATGGAACATGGGGCTCGACCAGGCCATCGAGGCCGAGGCCCAGGCCCAGGCCATCTGCATGCAGACCCGCGACTTCGAACGCGCCTACCGCGCCTTCGTCGCGAAGGAGACGCCGGCCTTTCTGGGTGATTGA
- a CDS encoding SDR family oxidoreductase — translation MRRVLVTGGGSGIGRAVARAFADAGEDVTIAGRRMDALQETATGRAMTCRTADVTDEAQVAALFDRPFDVVVANAGGGAAGRLRGVTLAEWNRTLALNLTGTFLTFREALHAMPGDGRLIAIASTAALKGGATIPAYAAAKHGVLGLVRSVAQDVARKGITCNAICPGFVDTPLAERAVAAVQARFDLTPEAALAEVVRDNPTGRMITPDEVAAVALFLASPGAAQVNGHALSVSGGET, via the coding sequence ATGAGGCGCGTTCTGGTCACCGGCGGCGGGTCGGGCATCGGGCGGGCGGTGGCGCGCGCCTTCGCGGATGCGGGCGAGGATGTCACCATCGCGGGCCGCCGTATGGACGCCCTGCAGGAAACCGCGACCGGCCGCGCCATGACCTGCCGCACCGCCGACGTGACAGACGAGGCGCAGGTGGCCGCCCTGTTCGACCGTCCGTTCGACGTCGTCGTGGCCAATGCGGGCGGCGGCGCGGCGGGCAGGCTGCGCGGCGTGACGCTGGCCGAATGGAACCGGACCCTCGCCCTCAACCTGACCGGCACCTTCCTGACCTTCCGCGAGGCGCTGCACGCCATGCCAGGGGACGGGCGCCTGATCGCCATCGCCTCGACCGCCGCGCTCAAGGGCGGGGCGACGATACCGGCCTATGCGGCCGCCAAGCACGGGGTGCTGGGCCTCGTGCGGTCTGTGGCGCAGGACGTGGCGCGCAAGGGCATCACCTGCAACGCGATCTGCCCCGGCTTCGTCGACACGCCGCTGGCCGAACGGGCGGTCGCCGCCGTGCAGGCGCGCTTTGACCTGACGCCCGAGGCCGCCCTGGCCGAGGTGGTCCGCGACAACCCCACCGGCCGCATGATCACCCCCGACGAGGTCGCCGCCGTGGCGCTGTTCCTGGCCTCGCCCGGTGCCGCGCAGGTGAACGGCCACGCGCTCTCCGTGTCGGGGGGCGAGACATGA
- a CDS encoding MarR family transcriptional regulator has product MNGPGAPDPLSKRRLKLWIRLLGATRTAESALRDHLRTRHDTTLPRFDVMAALWRRRDGLTMGELSRMLLVSNGNATAVVDRLEKDGLARRTQDEADRRTFRVALTDVGLATFEGWAADHEAEVNRLFGTLTEAEIDTLTAILKRLKDAP; this is encoded by the coding sequence ATGAATGGCCCCGGCGCCCCCGATCCACTGTCCAAGCGGCGGCTCAAGCTGTGGATCCGCCTGCTCGGTGCCACCCGAACGGCCGAATCCGCGCTGCGCGACCATCTGCGCACCCGCCATGACACGACGCTGCCCCGGTTCGACGTGATGGCCGCGCTCTGGCGGCGGCGCGACGGGCTGACGATGGGGGAACTCTCGCGCATGCTTCTGGTCTCGAACGGCAATGCCACCGCCGTCGTGGACCGGCTGGAAAAGGACGGGCTGGCCCGGCGCACGCAGGATGAAGCCGACCGCCGCACCTTCCGCGTGGCGCTGACCGACGTCGGCCTCGCCACCTTCGAGGGCTGGGCCGCCGACCATGAGGCCGAGGTCAACCGCCTGTTCGGCACCCTGACCGAGGCCGAGATCGACACCCTGACCGCGATCCTGAAACGCCTGAAAGACGCGCCATGA